The following proteins are co-located in the Actinomycetota bacterium genome:
- a CDS encoding DUF190 domain-containing protein, which translates to MENVTDGKLLRIFVGEDDEHDGRPLYHAIVELLRREGLAGATVVRGIMGFGRSSIVHTAKVLRLSEDLPIVIECVDRAGNIERVLPALDDLIDEGLVTIEHAEVRIYRGRDQGTF; encoded by the coding sequence ATGGAGAACGTCACCGACGGCAAGCTGCTGCGGATCTTCGTCGGCGAGGACGACGAACACGACGGACGTCCCCTCTACCACGCCATCGTCGAACTGCTCCGCCGCGAGGGACTGGCCGGCGCGACCGTGGTCCGCGGCATCATGGGGTTCGGCCGTTCCAGCATCGTGCACACCGCCAAGGTCCTGCGGCTGTCCGAGGACCTCCCCATCGTCATCGAATGCGTCGACCGGGCCGGCAACATCGAACGCGTCCTGCCAGCACTCGACGACCTCATCGACGAAGGTCTCGTCACCATCGAACACGCCGAGGTGCGCATCTACCGCGGACGCGATCAAGGCACGTTCTGA
- a CDS encoding CrcB family protein, producing MITTAAIIAGGLGALARYGLTGIVQRRTGSSQPWGTAVVNITGAALLGLLITLHATHRVPESVLTVAGTGFAGGFTTFSTWMVESVRLTEPPTPRQLRAAAVNLAGMFAAGIAAVATTSWLLNLA from the coding sequence GTGATCACCACCGCTGCGATCATCGCAGGAGGGCTCGGCGCGCTCGCCCGTTACGGCCTGACCGGGATCGTGCAACGCCGTACCGGGTCGAGCCAGCCGTGGGGCACCGCGGTCGTCAACATCACCGGCGCCGCGCTACTCGGGTTGCTGATCACACTTCACGCCACCCACCGCGTACCCGAGTCGGTGCTGACGGTTGCCGGCACGGGGTTCGCCGGCGGGTTCACGACCTTCTCCACGTGGATGGTCGAATCCGTCCGGCTCACCGAACCGCCGACCCCACGGCAGCTGCGCGCCGCCGCCGTCAACCTGGCCGGCATGTTCGCGGCCGGGATCGCCGCGGTCGCGACCACCAGCTGGCTGCTCAACCTGGCCTGA
- a CDS encoding CrcB family protein has product MHGDGDGARRQPPAWLIAPVTTVAVDAGGHVVSDPQLTEPSPEAPYRLLRVLDGPRATVRRHLPLAWRRRLAVLIGGCAGSGLRIAVGTLPANPAGWPWATFIVNLTGALLLGYLLVRFEQAATSTVLTIPLLCVGVLGSYTTFSALSAETWQLATSGRTGVAAGYAAASMLGGLLAALVGIRLAERRP; this is encoded by the coding sequence ATGCACGGCGATGGCGATGGGGCTCGCCGACAACCGCCCGCGTGGCTGATAGCTCCTGTGACGACCGTTGCGGTTGACGCAGGAGGCCACGTGGTGAGCGACCCGCAGCTGACCGAACCCTCACCTGAGGCGCCCTACCGGCTGCTGCGGGTGCTCGACGGGCCTCGTGCGACCGTTCGCCGCCACCTTCCCTTGGCGTGGCGTCGGCGTCTCGCGGTGCTCATCGGCGGGTGTGCCGGCTCGGGCCTGCGGATCGCCGTCGGCACGCTGCCCGCCAACCCCGCGGGCTGGCCGTGGGCGACGTTCATCGTCAACCTCACCGGTGCGCTGCTGCTCGGCTACCTGCTGGTCCGCTTCGAGCAGGCCGCCACCAGCACCGTGCTGACCATCCCGCTGCTGTGCGTGGGAGTGCTCGGCTCCTACACGACCTTCTCGGCGCTGTCGGCCGAGACCTGGCAGCTGGCGACCAGCGGACGGACGGGGGTCGCGGCCGGCTACGCCGCGGCGAGCATGCTCGGCGGGTTGCTGGCGGCGCTGGTCGGGATCCGACTCGCCGAGCGACGCCCGTGA